A window of the Paenibacillus woosongensis genome harbors these coding sequences:
- a CDS encoding DegT/DnrJ/EryC1/StrS family aminotransferase — protein sequence MTIKNTAPWFSEDLKEQYLEISRDILDSGELVCGPYTSMLEEEVAKVCQTKFSVCVSSGTAALEIIFKYLNVEDHEILIPNNTFISTLYAVKNAKAVPILTDIDPHTFCIDIEDVRKKITHRTKVLLLVHIAGYVPSNVGELKRLCDEHQIFLVEDSSHAFGASYGEHKAGGIGLASACSLYPTKIVTGGVGGLVSTNDRKLYEFALLLRSHGNDLNGKNQYISSNWLMSEFSALLCLLQVRDINNILSYRNRIAAAYNEIIAKYEHFFSVQPCDDNRIHPFYKFIVKCKDKRMKTQLLDFFQRQGIQLGHCYEVLISQHPSTVELFGAESLQNSLKFSESHITLPCHLGMGHSDINLICNTFEDFLVRYEHSLSYKRCSEDKLEVGP from the coding sequence TTGACAATCAAAAATACAGCTCCTTGGTTCAGTGAGGATCTAAAGGAGCAATATTTGGAGATCAGCCGCGACATTTTAGATTCGGGCGAATTGGTTTGCGGTCCATATACCAGCATGTTGGAAGAAGAGGTTGCGAAGGTTTGCCAAACCAAATTTTCAGTATGCGTATCTTCTGGTACTGCTGCATTAGAGATTATATTTAAATATTTAAATGTTGAAGATCATGAGATCTTGATTCCGAATAATACATTTATTTCGACTCTGTATGCAGTTAAAAATGCTAAGGCAGTTCCGATATTGACAGATATCGATCCGCATACGTTTTGTATTGACATTGAAGATGTACGGAAGAAGATCACCCATCGGACTAAGGTGTTGCTGCTCGTCCATATTGCTGGCTATGTTCCGTCTAACGTTGGGGAATTAAAACGACTTTGCGATGAACATCAGATCTTCTTGGTTGAAGACAGCTCGCATGCTTTTGGGGCAAGCTATGGGGAGCACAAGGCCGGAGGGATAGGTTTGGCTTCGGCTTGCTCGCTATATCCAACCAAAATTGTGACAGGTGGCGTTGGCGGGCTTGTTTCAACGAATGATCGTAAACTATATGAGTTTGCCTTATTACTCCGGTCCCACGGAAACGACTTAAACGGTAAAAACCAGTACATATCATCGAACTGGTTGATGTCTGAATTTAGTGCATTGTTATGCTTATTACAAGTTAGGGATATCAACAATATACTTTCTTATAGAAACCGTATTGCGGCTGCTTACAACGAAATTATTGCCAAATACGAGCATTTTTTTAGTGTTCAGCCATGCGATGATAACCGCATTCACCCATTCTATAAATTTATAGTAAAATGTAAAGATAAGAGGATGAAAACGCAATTATTGGATTTTTTTCAGCGGCAAGGCATTCAATTGGGACATTGCTATGAAGTACTTATAAGTCAGCATCCCAGCACGGTGGAACTATTTGGGGCTGAATCTTTACAGAACTCCTTAAAATTCTCAGAAAGTCATATAACCCTTCCTTGTCATCTAGGAATGGGGCATAGTGATATAAATTTGATTTGTAATACATTTGAGGATTTTTTGGTCCGATATGAACATTCACTTTCATACAAGAGATGCAGTGAAGATAAACTAGAAGTGGGGCCGTGA
- a CDS encoding phenylacetate--CoA ligase family protein — translation MHMVEHIKPFQLEKISNLLTELYRTNSYYKEIFHLHDVNVGKFLLKEFKKLPYLTKEDIRHNYEQYLSSTSEEIFLEMTTGTTGRPMKCPKTKTERLISTLAIWDERKKWDPDVNINNFVSLYGSRFGDAFNFDVANMRKIFDSILQTNPRWLSAPITAIKKYAKLAEQHYANKFQIKFIELVGEYADRSERQYIEQVFGCKTIVHYGLRETWGIAYECPEGNLHVRDDIFFIEEAAANDNMNELIVTSFYNKLMPIIRYRTGDIGRCKLIKCNCGQEGQVIELMGGRVAGVIKGPNEYLGDIFFKRVMSNMHELGFDCIDSFVVVQSSIDQFDIQLVKKNNFTDESARVFHQLINNRLGREMKVNLIFMKEIPVSPSGKSQIFKCVC, via the coding sequence ATGCATATGGTAGAACATATAAAGCCTTTTCAACTGGAGAAAATATCAAATTTACTAACAGAGCTGTACAGAACTAATTCATACTACAAAGAGATTTTTCATCTGCACGATGTGAATGTTGGCAAGTTCTTGTTAAAAGAATTCAAAAAGTTACCTTATTTAACTAAAGAGGATATAAGACACAACTATGAGCAATACTTGTCGTCAACCTCCGAGGAAATATTTCTGGAGATGACTACAGGAACTACAGGAAGACCGATGAAATGCCCGAAAACCAAAACAGAACGTTTGATATCCACACTTGCGATCTGGGATGAAAGGAAAAAGTGGGATCCAGACGTAAATATTAATAATTTTGTCAGTTTGTATGGTAGCAGATTTGGTGATGCTTTCAATTTCGACGTTGCCAACATGCGAAAGATATTCGATTCTATTTTGCAAACCAACCCTAGATGGCTAAGTGCCCCAATTACAGCAATTAAAAAATATGCCAAGTTAGCAGAACAACATTATGCTAACAAATTTCAGATTAAATTCATCGAACTTGTTGGCGAATATGCCGACAGGAGCGAACGGCAATACATTGAGCAAGTATTTGGATGCAAAACGATTGTTCATTATGGATTACGTGAAACTTGGGGTATTGCCTACGAGTGTCCTGAGGGAAACTTGCATGTTAGAGATGATATTTTCTTTATTGAAGAAGCTGCCGCTAACGATAATATGAATGAGCTGATCGTAACAAGCTTTTATAATAAACTAATGCCAATTATTCGTTACCGAACAGGTGATATTGGACGTTGTAAGTTGATAAAATGCAATTGCGGCCAGGAAGGTCAAGTCATAGAGTTGATGGGTGGGCGCGTTGCAGGAGTCATTAAAGGTCCGAACGAATACCTCGGGGATATCTTTTTCAAAAGAGTAATGAGTAATATGCACGAACTTGGTTTTGATTGCATAGATAGTTTTGTGGTGGTGCAATCTAGCATTGATCAATTCGATATTCAGCTTGTCAAAAAGAATAATTTTACTGATGAGTCAGCCAGAGTCTTCCATCAGCTCATTAATAATAGACTAGGACGCGAAATGAAAGTGAACTTGATCTTTATGAAAGAGATTCCTGTCTCTCCAAGCGGGAAATCTCAGATATTTAAATGTGTTTGCTAG
- a CDS encoding class I adenylate-forming enzyme family protein: MVNIYDILAESVSNFPDNIFYSDECQGGITYLNFLEIVHTKGVVFDSRRLSRYEVVVILDDDPLTMLAEMFAIWSRGAIPCVLHPHITNEDMKHLIEFIRPKLVKIRGSMEIFEQGGIIEQADLNPALITFSTGTSNQPKAILHSHQAIIENAKLINGYLHLSSFDRCLNLKSLHQVASLSSLILPSILVGAEVHFVKKTMLFAIAEYINKHQITFIDAVATVVRYITSFNVQNHFSESPLRIISINGEHMSENDLSCVVRAFPNAKVFYSYGLSEAGPRVTYLEDCHFLNKKGSVGIALDKVTIKIVEMDHQDLINYSGEYAIGEIAVKSPSIMLGYFNNKERTERTIVDGYLYTGDVGFIDNEGYLYVLGRKDETIIRGGQNIYPYEIEDFIKKIPSILDCVVIGIEDMDHGQKVVAFITSNTLIHQQEIMRHCVTHLPKYLVPQDIILIDDIPKKNGKLDRRALSDMVKSTHSHR; the protein is encoded by the coding sequence ATGGTTAATATTTATGATATTCTTGCAGAATCTGTTTCAAATTTCCCCGATAATATCTTCTATTCAGACGAATGCCAAGGTGGGATTACCTACCTGAATTTCTTAGAGATTGTGCATACAAAGGGAGTTGTATTTGACTCTAGGAGATTAAGCCGTTACGAAGTCGTTGTAATTCTGGACGATGATCCGCTTACTATGCTGGCGGAAATGTTCGCCATCTGGTCTAGAGGTGCAATCCCTTGCGTATTACATCCACACATTACAAATGAGGATATGAAACACCTCATAGAATTTATTCGCCCAAAACTCGTTAAAATTCGCGGATCAATGGAGATTTTTGAGCAAGGCGGGATTATTGAGCAAGCAGATCTGAATCCAGCATTGATTACATTTTCGACGGGGACAAGTAATCAACCAAAAGCAATTCTGCACTCTCACCAAGCAATTATCGAAAATGCTAAATTAATTAACGGATACCTTCATTTATCGTCCTTTGATCGATGTTTGAATTTGAAATCTTTACATCAAGTCGCTTCGCTCTCGTCTCTAATACTGCCATCAATACTTGTAGGCGCAGAGGTGCACTTTGTTAAGAAAACCATGTTATTTGCCATTGCGGAATACATAAACAAACATCAAATTACTTTTATCGATGCCGTAGCTACCGTAGTTAGATACATTACTTCTTTTAATGTACAGAATCATTTTTCTGAAAGTCCTCTTCGAATAATTTCGATCAACGGAGAGCATATGTCCGAAAACGATCTATCGTGTGTTGTCCGGGCTTTCCCCAATGCTAAAGTATTCTATTCATACGGATTGTCCGAAGCGGGTCCTAGAGTTACGTACTTAGAAGACTGTCACTTCTTAAATAAAAAGGGAAGTGTGGGCATAGCTTTAGACAAGGTGACAATTAAAATTGTAGAAATGGACCATCAAGATCTTATCAATTATTCAGGAGAATATGCCATTGGAGAAATTGCGGTAAAATCTCCATCGATCATGTTGGGGTACTTTAACAATAAAGAGCGAACTGAAAGGACTATCGTTGATGGGTATTTATATACGGGAGATGTAGGGTTTATTGATAATGAAGGTTATTTGTACGTATTGGGGAGAAAAGATGAAACTATCATTAGAGGGGGCCAGAACATCTACCCTTATGAAATTGAAGATTTTATCAAGAAAATTCCTTCTATTCTCGATTGTGTTGTTATCGGTATTGAGGATATGGACCATGGACAAAAAGTAGTCGCGTTCATTACATCCAATACATTGATTCATCAACAAGAAATCATGAGACATTGCGTAACACATTTGCCCAAGTACCTAGTACCTCAGGACATTATTCTGATTGATGACATACCGAAAAAAAATGGAAAACTAGACCGTAGAGCATTAAGTGATATGGTTAAGAGTACACATTCACATCGTTGA
- a CDS encoding ABC transporter ATP-binding protein, translating to MIKGILHYKFIWRCVKPYKFSFINLFFCVLVTSFIGMTYPYLFGLLIDEVFYHQNREIFMLIIIIYGTIFVAEIILHFINNSTWSYLMNRFLFDIRIKLFEKTMRMKASQLKDIQTGNILTVINNDTNHVMDLIHRNFFFGIANVMRLLLSIGFVAYINYKLVILMLVILPVSVTITMYFGKKIRSNNEVYRQSYGSYVGFLLEMLKGLQVIKLLRAQRNVSKRLLDFWKRLIRIQVENSKFDFLVQRILAFLTLTSDLILFTISVFLVAKSQLTVGTFIAVMEYFSRANSLLLALGETNKSIQQNIVSIRKVNEILNTSTETTGKLPAIQIHKGEIEFQNVFFHYQSDTPLLKGINLHIRNGESICVVGHSGAGKSTLIDIILRFIEESEGRILIDGQNLASYDIRTIRRQIGYVQQEALLFEGSIRSNIQMAKRNATEEEIWDACEKACIADFIQGLPDRLDTLIGNDGIQLSGGQKQRVAIARILLKDPKILIFDEATSALDYETEHAIQKQWNEIRTGRTTIVIAHRLASILDSDRVALLHDGCIIAVAHHQKLLENNEVYRKLFLEQYAQGETHAI from the coding sequence GTGATTAAAGGGATTTTACATTATAAATTCATTTGGAGATGCGTTAAACCTTATAAATTTAGTTTTATAAATTTATTCTTTTGTGTACTCGTTACTTCGTTCATTGGGATGACTTATCCTTACCTTTTTGGGCTCTTAATTGACGAGGTGTTTTATCATCAGAATAGAGAAATCTTTATGCTGATCATTATTATTTATGGAACTATCTTCGTTGCTGAAATTATTCTTCATTTTATTAATAATTCAACCTGGTCATATTTAATGAACCGGTTTCTATTTGATATAAGGATCAAGCTGTTCGAGAAAACAATGAGAATGAAAGCTTCGCAATTAAAAGATATTCAAACTGGCAATATTCTAACGGTCATCAATAATGACACAAATCATGTTATGGATTTAATCCATCGGAACTTTTTTTTTGGCATTGCGAATGTGATGCGTCTGCTGCTGTCGATCGGATTTGTTGCCTATATTAATTATAAGTTAGTTATATTAATGTTAGTTATTTTACCTGTGTCGGTAACAATTACGATGTATTTTGGCAAAAAAATTAGAAGTAACAATGAAGTATACCGGCAGTCATATGGCAGTTATGTAGGTTTTTTGTTGGAGATGCTCAAAGGACTGCAAGTAATAAAATTGCTCAGAGCTCAAAGAAACGTTTCCAAAAGGCTTCTCGATTTTTGGAAGCGTTTGATTCGTATTCAGGTTGAAAACTCGAAATTCGATTTTTTAGTCCAGAGAATATTAGCCTTTCTAACTTTAACATCCGATTTGATTTTATTTACGATATCGGTTTTCCTGGTCGCTAAGTCACAACTTACTGTCGGTACGTTTATTGCCGTTATGGAATATTTCAGCAGGGCAAATTCCTTGCTTCTAGCCCTAGGGGAAACCAACAAGAGTATTCAGCAGAACATCGTTTCTATTCGTAAAGTAAATGAAATTCTGAATACCTCAACAGAAACAACCGGGAAGCTTCCCGCAATTCAAATTCATAAGGGGGAAATTGAATTTCAGAATGTATTTTTTCACTATCAGAGTGATACTCCATTATTAAAAGGGATTAATTTACATATTCGCAACGGAGAATCCATCTGTGTGGTGGGACATAGCGGGGCAGGTAAGAGTACCTTAATCGATATAATTCTTCGATTTATTGAAGAAAGTGAGGGCCGCATTCTAATAGATGGCCAAAACCTCGCCTCATACGATATTAGGACAATAAGAAGGCAAATTGGTTATGTTCAGCAAGAAGCGTTACTGTTTGAGGGAAGTATTAGATCAAATATACAAATGGCGAAGAGGAATGCCACAGAGGAAGAAATATGGGATGCATGCGAGAAAGCATGTATAGCGGACTTTATTCAGGGGCTTCCTGATCGGTTGGATACACTTATTGGCAATGATGGTATCCAGTTGTCAGGAGGACAAAAGCAAAGAGTGGCCATCGCAAGAATACTTTTAAAGGATCCCAAAATCTTAATCTTTGACGAAGCAACCTCAGCTTTGGACTACGAAACGGAGCATGCTATACAGAAACAATGGAATGAGATACGGACTGGTAGGACAACGATTGTAATTGCTCACCGGTTGGCAAGTATATTGGATTCAGATAGGGTTGCCTTGTTGCATGATGGTTGTATCATAGCGGTAGCTCATCATCAGAAACTTCTGGAGAATAACGAGGTTTATCGCAAGCTATTCTTAGAACAGTATGCTCAGGGGGAAACGCATGCAATTTAA
- a CDS encoding ABC transporter ATP-binding protein: protein MQFNFSHRRQIFSSIYSMIRKRQLISLLVVKLILQALPMAGPFVFMILVDYVLIKGQLTYFKWVVTGYLLIYIVDSTFQAVHLQQTNKLINGFTFQLKHKIWKNILRLPADDEESGRVGELKNTMESDVDELKTYFNTQFIDYYIQWLLSIVYCVVLLCINYKLAIFSYLMIPLSFWMTKWLGKSMYSTSERYRKIWGGYEEWLSNSIQGWKEIKALNNERKQLATFTRFWGDLSVLFFRRQMYWFGNRSFISFKDFFVTRMNLYFLGGLLIMDGDLTIGSLILFMKYYEVFFGGIQKINSSDMDFSNLLPSLRRTLNLAVIPSAQPKGHKIRSFERITFESVYFSYRGSSRYVLEDINFQLRKNEYVALVGKSGSGKSTFINMLLGQYQPLKGNISINGIDYKNLDIQCLQKLFGVVIQDSLLFNMSIKDNFYIVKPNATIEEMWRVCKQSGIEEYIRAQPNGLDTIIGEKGVKLSGGQRQRIAIARTLLLDSSILVFDESTSQLDHETEKMILNTLEKLAAYKTVIVIAHRHSSIQAAHRIVTFDNGRIVKDVFRISRIT, encoded by the coding sequence ATGCAATTTAACTTTAGCCATCGAAGGCAAATATTTTCAAGTATATACAGTATGATCCGTAAGAGGCAATTAATCAGTTTGCTTGTAGTGAAGCTTATTCTCCAAGCCTTGCCTATGGCAGGCCCTTTTGTATTTATGATTTTAGTTGATTACGTATTGATTAAAGGACAACTTACATATTTCAAATGGGTAGTCACCGGATACTTATTAATTTATATCGTAGACAGCACGTTTCAAGCAGTCCATCTGCAGCAAACAAACAAACTGATCAATGGTTTTACATTTCAACTCAAGCATAAGATCTGGAAGAACATACTGAGGCTTCCGGCTGATGATGAGGAGAGCGGTAGAGTAGGCGAGCTTAAGAATACAATGGAGTCAGATGTTGATGAATTGAAAACTTATTTTAATACCCAGTTCATTGATTATTACATTCAATGGCTTTTAAGTATTGTCTATTGTGTTGTTTTATTATGCATTAATTATAAGTTAGCAATTTTTAGTTATTTGATGATACCGCTCTCCTTCTGGATGACTAAGTGGCTGGGGAAAAGCATGTATTCAACATCCGAGCGATATCGGAAAATATGGGGAGGCTATGAGGAATGGCTTTCGAACTCCATTCAGGGCTGGAAGGAAATTAAGGCATTAAATAATGAAAGGAAACAGCTGGCAACCTTTACTCGGTTTTGGGGTGATCTCAGTGTGCTTTTCTTTCGTAGACAGATGTATTGGTTTGGTAATCGTTCATTTATTTCCTTCAAAGATTTTTTTGTAACTAGAATGAACTTGTATTTTCTCGGTGGCTTACTGATTATGGACGGGGACCTTACAATAGGCAGTTTGATTTTGTTTATGAAATATTATGAGGTGTTTTTCGGGGGCATCCAAAAAATTAATAGTAGTGACATGGACTTCAGTAATCTGCTGCCTTCCCTGCGAAGAACGCTTAATTTAGCAGTCATTCCATCAGCGCAGCCAAAGGGACATAAGATAAGGTCTTTCGAGAGAATTACATTCGAAAGCGTATATTTTAGTTACCGCGGCTCGTCAAGATATGTGTTGGAAGATATCAATTTTCAGTTGCGCAAGAACGAATACGTTGCATTGGTAGGAAAAAGTGGTTCAGGAAAAAGTACATTTATTAATATGTTACTTGGGCAATATCAGCCTTTAAAAGGGAATATCAGCATTAACGGCATTGATTATAAGAACTTAGATATTCAGTGCCTTCAAAAGCTCTTTGGAGTCGTTATACAGGATAGTCTTTTATTTAACATGTCTATTAAAGATAACTTTTATATAGTCAAACCGAATGCAACTATCGAAGAAATGTGGAGAGTATGCAAACAGTCTGGAATAGAAGAGTATATACGCGCGCAACCTAATGGTCTTGATACTATTATTGGTGAGAAAGGCGTTAAGCTATCAGGTGGGCAACGCCAAAGAATTGCTATCGCCAGAACATTACTATTAGACTCTTCTATTCTTGTCTTCGATGAATCAACGTCGCAGCTTGATCATGAAACTGAAAAGATGATCCTAAACACTTTAGAAAAACTCGCCGCGTATAAAACTGTTATTGTAATTGCTCATAGGCACTCTTCCATTCAAGCAGCTCATCGAATTGTTACGTTTGACAACGGGAGAATTGTTAAAGATGTATTTCGTATATCAAGAATTACATAG
- a CDS encoding SDR family oxidoreductase, whose product MKTILLTGDTGGLGVSILDVLLKKSNYKVIGISRSENQFVHMYKERYPEQYYHISFDLRNTENIKELYTHQIKKIGSIYGLVNNSAIAYDDIVTNANISKIEDMFQLNVFAPIMLTKYVIRDMLLYNIKGSIVNISSISAHTGYKGLSMYASTKGALEAFSKGVAREWGGKGIRSNCIVPGFMETNMSSTLSGQQKDKIFRRNSLSSPVSLESVASTVAFLLSEEASSITGAMINVDNGTI is encoded by the coding sequence TTGAAAACTATTTTGCTTACAGGTGATACCGGAGGCTTAGGAGTTTCGATATTAGATGTCTTACTGAAAAAATCCAATTATAAAGTAATAGGTATTAGCAGATCCGAAAATCAGTTCGTACATATGTACAAGGAAAGATATCCAGAGCAGTATTATCATATCAGTTTTGATTTGAGAAATACCGAGAATATTAAAGAGCTATATACACATCAAATTAAAAAAATTGGTAGTATTTACGGCTTAGTAAATAATTCTGCAATTGCTTATGATGATATTGTTACAAATGCAAATATTTCAAAAATCGAGGATATGTTCCAATTAAATGTTTTTGCACCAATCATGTTAACTAAATATGTTATTAGGGATATGCTCCTTTATAATATAAAAGGTTCAATTGTAAATATTTCCTCAATTAGTGCTCATACTGGATATAAAGGGCTGAGTATGTATGCATCTACAAAGGGAGCGTTAGAGGCCTTTTCCAAGGGCGTTGCTAGAGAGTGGGGGGGAAAGGGGATTAGATCAAACTGTATAGTTCCCGGATTCATGGAAACCAATATGAGTTCTACATTAAGTGGTCAACAAAAAGATAAAATTTTTCGAAGGAATTCACTCAGTTCACCTGTAAGTTTGGAAAGCGTAGCATCTACGGTTGCGTTTCTATTGTCTGAGGAGGCGAGTTCAATAACTGGGGCAATGATTAATGTAGATAATGGAACTATCTAA
- a CDS encoding phosphopantetheine-binding protein, which translates to MDIQRLYDFLHEIIMRKEYKLEEGVNLEHLSLRSDLAFDSFDLAELTVRIEDEYSIDIFEMNENIDTVIDIIEIITKR; encoded by the coding sequence GTGGATATTCAAAGATTGTATGATTTTTTACATGAAATTATTATGCGTAAAGAATATAAACTAGAAGAAGGTGTGAATCTTGAACACCTTTCATTACGCAGTGATCTAGCATTTGATTCTTTTGATTTAGCAGAGCTAACCGTGAGAATAGAAGATGAATATTCAATCGATATATTTGAAATGAATGAAAATATCGATACAGTAATAGATATTATTGAAATAATTACCAAAAGATAA
- a CDS encoding AMP-binding protein — protein sequence MKLFWVDEYRNQTKSYSDLIKDLNSLNLGNSSIFNYNPYHIYLQIIHSILCNYKVTIVDKIPEEQSNSFFTTPLDLIDETDLYKRLNEQIDNSWRITILTSGTTSKPKAVEHSLESLTRAVKKRASHADDIWALAYHPTHFAALQVFFQAFWNKNTIVNMFDIDKKHFALKMKQFGVTHISATPTFYRNTLFFIDEPLMIVKRVVFGGEVFDKNLVHKIKGYFPNAKIKNIYATTEAGSLFSSCNGEFIIPIDLYKYISFSKENELLIHKALLGEFHQEKSNFIDEWFPTGDIVEKVNEVSFRFIGRKTEMINVGGYKVNPMEVEDEIRKISGVVDVIVTSKENKLIGNVLIAEVIAQEDQHEEIISFQIKNLSTISKWKVPRVVRFVETLNTSRTGKLIRRHQ from the coding sequence ATGAAATTATTTTGGGTAGATGAATATAGGAATCAAACCAAAAGTTACTCAGATCTTATTAAGGATTTGAATTCATTAAATTTAGGAAACAGCAGTATTTTTAACTACAATCCTTATCATATTTATTTGCAGATAATACATAGCATATTATGTAATTATAAAGTAACTATAGTTGATAAAATTCCCGAAGAACAATCCAATTCTTTTTTTACAACTCCTTTGGATCTAATTGATGAAACAGACTTGTATAAACGTTTAAACGAACAAATTGACAACTCTTGGAGAATAACAATTCTTACTTCTGGGACAACTAGTAAACCAAAAGCTGTAGAGCATAGCTTAGAAAGCTTAACACGTGCTGTAAAAAAGAGAGCTTCCCATGCAGATGACATTTGGGCATTGGCCTATCATCCTACTCATTTTGCTGCTTTACAAGTATTTTTTCAAGCTTTTTGGAACAAAAACACTATAGTTAACATGTTTGATATTGATAAAAAACATTTTGCTCTAAAGATGAAACAATTTGGTGTAACTCACATATCTGCAACACCAACATTTTACAGGAATACTTTGTTTTTCATAGATGAACCTTTAATGATAGTAAAAAGAGTGGTTTTTGGTGGAGAAGTTTTTGATAAAAATTTGGTTCATAAAATTAAAGGGTATTTTCCAAATGCAAAAATTAAAAATATTTACGCTACGACAGAGGCCGGAAGCTTGTTTTCCTCATGTAACGGTGAATTTATTATTCCGATAGATTTATATAAGTATATTTCTTTCTCCAAAGAAAATGAATTGCTCATACATAAAGCCCTTCTTGGGGAATTTCATCAAGAGAAATCTAATTTTATTGATGAGTGGTTTCCTACGGGTGATATCGTTGAAAAAGTTAATGAAGTTTCTTTCAGGTTTATCGGAAGAAAAACGGAAATGATTAACGTTGGCGGATATAAAGTTAATCCTATGGAAGTAGAAGATGAAATTCGAAAAATTTCAGGAGTAGTTGATGTTATTGTAACTTCCAAGGAAAATAAGTTAATTGGAAATGTATTAATTGCTGAAGTTATTGCACAAGAAGATCAGCATGAAGAAATAATTTCATTTCAAATTAAAAATCTATCTACCATTTCTAAATGGAAAGTTCCACGAGTAGTACGGTTTGTAGAGACTCTAAATACAAGCAGGACTGGTAAATTAATAAGACGTCATCAATAG
- a CDS encoding acyl carrier protein produces the protein MVNNNFVELKVQEKLIQILGIDSDQTLHEVNLSLLGLDSMKSVQLIVELEELFDITYNDEELIFDNFSTFQLIVDRVKEKVGNSVTE, from the coding sequence TTGGTAAATAACAATTTTGTTGAATTAAAAGTTCAAGAAAAACTCATACAAATACTGGGGATAGATAGCGATCAAACTCTACACGAAGTAAATCTAAGTTTATTAGGTCTTGATTCAATGAAATCTGTTCAACTGATTGTTGAATTAGAAGAGCTTTTTGATATCACCTATAATGATGAAGAGTTGATTTTTGATAATTTTTCAACGTTTCAATTGATTGTAGACCGTGTCAAAGAAAAGGTTGGTAATAGTGTAACTGAATAA